Proteins from a single region of Fusobacterium gonidiaformans ATCC 25563:
- the lptB gene encoding LPS export ABC transporter ATP-binding protein, translating into MINLTARNLVKAYKQRKVVDSVSLEVNKGEIVGLLGPNGAGKTTTFYMITGIIKPNAGSVICNGEEITSYPMYKRANLGIGYLAQEPSVFRNLTVEDNIRAVLEMKHYGKKEQKEIVDKLLEEFKLTHVYESLGYSLSGGERRRVEIARTIANNPSFILLDEPFAGVDPIAVEDIQQSIRYLQKRGLGILITDHSVRETLNITEKAYIMAQGKVIISGSPQEIAENEMARKIYLGENFKLD; encoded by the coding sequence ATGATCAATCTGACTGCGAGAAATTTAGTAAAGGCTTATAAACAGAGAAAAGTAGTGGACTCTGTTAGCTTAGAAGTGAATAAAGGAGAAATTGTTGGTTTATTAGGCCCAAATGGAGCAGGGAAAACCACAACTTTCTATATGATTACAGGGATTATTAAGCCAAATGCAGGCTCTGTTATTTGTAATGGAGAAGAGATTACATCGTATCCTATGTACAAGAGAGCCAACTTAGGGATTGGCTATCTCGCTCAAGAGCCTTCCGTATTTCGAAATTTGACAGTAGAAGATAATATTCGAGCTGTTTTAGAAATGAAACATTACGGAAAGAAAGAGCAAAAAGAAATAGTAGATAAATTATTGGAAGAGTTTAAGTTGACTCATGTCTATGAGTCCTTGGGTTACTCTTTATCAGGAGGAGAACGAAGACGAGTAGAAATTGCAAGAACCATTGCTAATAATCCGAGTTTTATTCTTTTAGACGAACCTTTTGCCGGTGTGGATCCAATTGCTGTGGAAGATATTCAACAAAGTATTCGATATTTACAAAAACGAGGTTTGGGAATTTTAATCACAGATCATAGTGTGAGGGAAACTTTGAATATCACAGAGAAGGCTTATATTATGGCACAAGGAAAAGTGATTATTAGTGGAAGTCCACAAGAAATTGCTGAAAATGAAATGGCAAGAAAAATTTATTTGGGAGAAAATTTTAAATTAGATTAG
- the lptC gene encoding LPS export ABC transporter periplasmic protein LptC, producing MTKKAWIYSGVGAVVLVAGYFNYFGEDKKLDTLKKVIETSNAIYKSADYFVEAKKQIDYVDDKETKFEIAKAVVKGMALSGDNVVIDKLRNLVLKNNILGVSENGWKFNTSELRYNKSTDEIISEAGVSAINEKKGIHLEGKKFLTTTSMSHILLENGVKFEVGQAGLRGEKAEYDDSTKKILLSGNIELYNPQKDGKEFRGKFGNMIYDVEKGRGETNLPFEIIYKETILNAEKMDFHPEENAFHLEQNVKITSKEYNANLLAIDKKAGEDFITFVGPIRGQNEEYTYSMNRAVYDTVKKEITMTGNIDILSGKGERIRADRAIYHEKEKLLDVYSDGNKVTYDGSGHHIEATSFQYDAKTGDVHVHSPYRYTNQNGDVFEGSNLEYNKATGKAIVKGEVKYQSKDYTVKTVDLDYARETGVLTIANPYSITMKDGTNFEGKSAVYNEKTGNLVSPGSIYMVGKDYVAHGHDLKYNNNTGAGTLEGPVNLVSETQNFNITGDRAVFDKKNGAVMGNVKGNLQGTMIATSKAIYKSNQKMVELPAPIQYRNPQENLHGTMQNGEYFVEEHRFQGKQFVAIRPGEKVSSEYAEYFTEEKRAELIGKVRMENADQVVSTEKASYELIDKYAELPETFKMTKGQFVVNGASGNVNFTTQKLFVKKPKMNSQAGEHFEAERLEGNLKTLIMDFRDKVYGKTMQKNVLSEYRGEKARVYLKKEQNQYRAKKLEVFEDAVFSQEDKKLRGKRGQYDFDTSLVNFYGDVSFTSKDGNIRSDEMIYNTETKKAKAKGNVELHYNK from the coding sequence ATGACGAAAAAAGCTTGGATTTATAGTGGTGTGGGAGCTGTTGTACTAGTAGCAGGTTATTTTAACTATTTTGGAGAAGACAAGAAATTAGATACTTTAAAAAAAGTGATTGAAACAAGTAATGCAATTTATAAGAGTGCAGACTATTTTGTAGAAGCGAAAAAACAAATTGATTATGTCGATGATAAGGAGACCAAATTTGAAATTGCTAAGGCAGTTGTCAAAGGAATGGCTTTGAGTGGAGATAATGTTGTCATTGACAAATTGAGAAATCTAGTTCTAAAAAATAATATTTTGGGAGTTAGTGAAAACGGATGGAAATTTAATACTTCAGAATTACGATATAACAAGTCCACAGATGAAATTATTTCAGAGGCAGGGGTATCTGCTATCAATGAGAAAAAAGGAATTCATTTAGAGGGGAAAAAATTTCTAACGACTACGAGTATGAGTCATATTTTATTAGAAAATGGAGTCAAGTTTGAAGTTGGACAGGCAGGACTTCGTGGAGAAAAAGCAGAATATGACGACAGCACAAAAAAAATTCTTTTAAGTGGAAATATAGAGTTATACAATCCCCAAAAAGACGGAAAAGAGTTTCGGGGAAAATTTGGAAACATGATTTATGATGTGGAAAAAGGAAGAGGAGAAACGAATCTACCTTTTGAAATTATTTACAAGGAAACGATATTAAATGCTGAAAAAATGGATTTTCACCCTGAAGAAAATGCATTTCATTTGGAGCAAAATGTTAAAATTACCTCAAAAGAATACAATGCTAATTTATTGGCAATTGATAAAAAAGCAGGGGAAGACTTTATTACTTTTGTAGGACCTATTCGAGGACAGAATGAAGAGTATACATATTCTATGAATCGAGCTGTATATGATACTGTAAAAAAAGAAATTACCATGACAGGAAATATTGATATTCTTTCTGGAAAAGGAGAACGTATACGAGCGGATAGGGCGATCTATCATGAAAAAGAAAAATTATTAGATGTATATAGTGATGGAAATAAAGTGACTTATGATGGAAGTGGACACCATATTGAAGCGACTTCTTTTCAATATGATGCAAAGACAGGAGATGTCCATGTTCATTCTCCATATCGTTATACCAATCAAAATGGAGATGTTTTTGAAGGAAGTAATTTAGAGTATAATAAAGCGACAGGAAAGGCTATTGTAAAAGGAGAAGTAAAGTATCAGTCGAAAGATTATACTGTAAAAACGGTAGATTTAGATTATGCAAGAGAAACCGGAGTGCTAACAATAGCAAATCCATATTCTATCACCATGAAAGATGGAACAAATTTTGAAGGAAAATCTGCTGTATATAATGAAAAAACAGGAAACTTAGTATCGCCTGGTTCTATTTATATGGTTGGAAAAGACTATGTTGCCCATGGACATGATTTGAAATACAATAATAATACGGGAGCAGGAACTTTAGAAGGACCGGTTAACTTAGTAAGTGAAACTCAAAACTTTAATATTACAGGAGATAGGGCTGTTTTTGATAAGAAGAATGGAGCAGTTATGGGAAATGTAAAGGGAAATTTACAAGGAACTATGATTGCAACTTCAAAAGCAATTTATAAATCAAATCAAAAAATGGTCGAATTACCAGCTCCTATCCAATATCGAAATCCACAAGAAAATTTACATGGAACGATGCAAAATGGAGAATATTTTGTAGAAGAGCATCGATTCCAAGGGAAACAATTTGTAGCGATTCGACCAGGGGAAAAAGTAAGTTCTGAGTATGCTGAATATTTTACAGAGGAAAAAAGAGCGGAATTGATAGGAAAAGTTCGTATGGAAAATGCAGATCAAGTAGTCAGTACAGAGAAAGCAAGTTATGAATTGATAGATAAGTATGCAGAACTACCTGAAACCTTTAAGATGACAAAGGGACAATTCGTGGTAAATGGAGCTTCTGGAAATGTTAACTTTACAACACAAAAATTATTCGTAAAGAAACCAAAGATGAATTCGCAAGCAGGGGAACATTTTGAAGCGGAGAGATTAGAAGGGAATTTAAAAACGTTAATTATGGATTTCCGAGATAAGGTTTATGGAAAAACCATGCAAAAAAATGTGTTAAGTGAATATCGTGGAGAAAAAGCGAGAGTTTATTTAAAGAAAGAACAAAATCAATATCGAGCGAAAAAATTAGAAGTTTTCGAAGATGCTGTTTTTAGCCAAGAAGATAAAAAATTAAGAGGAAAACGAGGACAATATGATTTTGACACCAGTTTAGTGAATTTCTATGGAGATGTTTCCTTTACAAGTAAGGATGGAAACATTCGATCAGATGAAATGATTTACAATACAGAGACGAAGAAGGCAAAAGCAAAAGGAAATGTAGAGTTGCACTATAATAAATAA
- the mutS gene encoding DNA mismatch repair protein MutS, with amino-acid sequence MASETPLMAQYKEIKEEYQNAILLFRLGDFYEMFFEDAKIASKELGLTLTSRNREKGQDVPLAGVPYHSVASYVAKLLEKGYTVAICDQVEDPKAAKGIVKREVTRVLTPGTQIDVDYLDGKSNQYLMSFVCKEEGAAIAYFDITTGEFRVRELKEGNLFYQLLGELGKINPKELILEEEIYRNYQDDFEKYPDFSGIKINFCKNVKQAESYLKECYQIMSLESFGLAQKPLAQQVCANILDYVKTLQKGQEFPLMKISLLSNQETMELNRSGQKNLEIFGALFSILDLCKTSMGSRYLKRVLQNPLLNIAKIKKRQDYVEFFTKEVLLREEVRELLSEVYDLERILGKIQLSTVNGRDILALGKSLKAALLLEKQLHRYSMLKMEREVFSEMQENIMNAIMIEAPFSIREGGIFQKGYHQELDELRHITSSGKEILLDIEAREREKTGIKTLKIKYNKVFGYFIEVSKANEHLVPSHYIRKQTLVNSERYIVEELKEYEDRILNAKTKIESLEYYLFQEFVEKIKEQKEALSDLARQLSFLDVMTSFAQLAIQKSYVRPEVVEEDILEIRGGRHPIVENLIPKGTYVKNDLYFDKSERMMVLTGPNMSGKSTYMKQIALIIILAQVGSFVPADFAKIGIVDKIFTRIGASDDLLTGQSTFMVEMSEVANIIHNATEKSFIILDEIGRGTSTFDGISIATAITEHIHSHIRAKTIFATHYHELTELEKELELVKNYRIEVQEQGKEVLFLREIVQGGADKSYGIEVAKLSGLPQNILKRSKQILSRLEKQKALVEKKMQGEQMVLFQAEEIEEEEETERNMEEQSVLEEIRKLSIDQMTPLQALLVLQSLKGKLSGGKHDEKSLDL; translated from the coding sequence GTGGCATCAGAAACCCCTTTAATGGCACAATACAAAGAAATAAAAGAAGAATATCAAAATGCAATCCTTCTCTTTCGTTTAGGGGATTTTTATGAAATGTTTTTTGAAGATGCAAAGATTGCTTCGAAAGAATTGGGTTTAACCTTAACGAGTCGTAACCGAGAAAAAGGACAAGATGTTCCTTTGGCTGGAGTACCTTATCATTCGGTCGCTTCGTATGTAGCGAAATTATTAGAAAAGGGATATACCGTAGCGATTTGTGATCAGGTAGAAGACCCGAAAGCTGCGAAAGGTATTGTGAAAAGAGAGGTTACTAGGGTTTTGACTCCGGGGACTCAAATTGATGTCGATTATTTAGACGGGAAAAGTAACCAATATTTAATGTCTTTTGTTTGTAAAGAAGAAGGAGCGGCCATCGCCTATTTTGATATTACAACAGGAGAATTTAGAGTTCGGGAATTGAAAGAGGGAAATCTTTTTTATCAATTGTTGGGAGAACTTGGGAAAATCAATCCAAAAGAATTGATTTTAGAAGAAGAAATATACCGAAATTATCAGGATGATTTTGAGAAATATCCTGATTTTTCAGGTATTAAAATTAATTTTTGTAAAAATGTAAAGCAGGCAGAAAGTTATTTAAAGGAATGTTATCAAATTATGTCTTTGGAATCTTTCGGACTAGCTCAAAAGCCATTGGCTCAACAAGTATGTGCGAATATTTTAGATTATGTCAAGACTTTACAAAAAGGTCAAGAATTTCCTTTGATGAAAATTTCGTTATTATCGAATCAAGAAACGATGGAGTTAAATCGAAGTGGACAAAAGAACTTAGAAATTTTTGGAGCTTTATTTTCTATTTTAGATTTATGTAAGACTTCTATGGGAAGTCGATATTTAAAAAGAGTTTTACAAAATCCTCTACTAAATATTGCGAAAATAAAAAAAAGACAAGATTATGTGGAGTTTTTTACCAAGGAAGTTTTATTAAGGGAAGAAGTTCGAGAATTATTATCTGAAGTATATGATTTAGAAAGAATTCTTGGGAAAATTCAATTATCCACTGTGAATGGGAGAGATATTCTTGCTTTAGGAAAATCTTTAAAAGCCGCCTTACTTTTGGAAAAGCAATTACATCGATATTCTATGCTAAAAATGGAACGAGAAGTTTTTTCAGAAATGCAAGAAAATATCATGAATGCAATTATGATAGAAGCTCCTTTTTCGATTCGAGAAGGAGGCATTTTCCAAAAGGGATACCATCAAGAATTAGATGAATTACGACATATTACAAGTTCCGGAAAAGAAATTTTATTGGATATTGAGGCAAGAGAACGAGAAAAAACAGGAATTAAAACTTTAAAAATAAAGTACAATAAAGTGTTTGGATATTTTATTGAAGTGAGTAAAGCCAATGAACACTTGGTACCTTCTCACTATATTCGGAAACAAACTTTAGTCAATTCTGAAAGATATATTGTAGAAGAATTGAAAGAGTATGAAGACAGAATTTTAAATGCAAAAACAAAGATTGAAAGTTTGGAATATTATTTGTTCCAAGAATTTGTAGAGAAGATTAAAGAACAAAAAGAAGCTTTATCTGATTTGGCAAGGCAATTGTCTTTTTTAGATGTGATGACGAGTTTTGCTCAACTAGCGATTCAAAAATCTTATGTGCGTCCTGAGGTCGTAGAAGAGGATATTTTGGAAATTCGTGGAGGGCGTCATCCTATCGTAGAAAACTTAATCCCAAAAGGGACTTATGTCAAAAACGACTTATATTTTGATAAGTCTGAAAGAATGATGGTTTTAACGGGACCAAATATGTCTGGGAAATCTACCTACATGAAGCAAATTGCTCTGATTATTATTTTGGCTCAAGTTGGTTCCTTTGTGCCGGCTGATTTTGCAAAAATTGGAATTGTAGATAAAATTTTTACAAGAATAGGAGCTAGTGATGATTTGTTGACAGGACAGTCTACTTTTATGGTAGAAATGAGTGAAGTAGCAAATATCATTCATAATGCAACTGAAAAATCTTTCATTATTTTAGATGAAATAGGAAGAGGAACTTCAACTTTTGATGGAATTTCTATAGCGACGGCGATTACTGAACACATTCATTCCCATATTCGAGCGAAAACTATTTTTGCAACACATTATCATGAATTGACGGAATTAGAAAAAGAATTGGAATTAGTGAAGAATTATAGGATTGAAGTGCAAGAACAAGGGAAAGAAGTTCTATTTTTAAGAGAGATTGTGCAAGGAGGAGCTGATAAATCCTATGGGATTGAAGTTGCGAAATTATCGGGCTTACCTCAAAATATTTTAAAACGTTCTAAGCAAATTTTATCTCGTTTGGAAAAGCAAAAGGCTTTGGTAGAGAAAAAAATGCAAGGAGAACAGATGGTGTTATTCCAAGCAGAAGAGATAGAAGAGGAAGAAGAAACAGAGAGGAATATGGAAGAACAAAGTGTCTTGGAGGAGATTCGGAAGCTCTCCATAGATCAAATGACTCCTTTGCAAGCCTTGTTAGTATTGCAAAGTTTAAAAGGAAAGTTGTCTGGAGGAAAACATGACGAAAAAAGCTTGGATTTATAG
- the dusB gene encoding tRNA dihydrouridine synthase DusB: protein MKKIFIAPIAGVTDYTYRGILEEFHPDLLFTEMVSSDALAALNDKTISQILRLRPGNGVQLFGKDVEKMLYSAKYVEKLGVKHIDINSGCPMKRVVHSGHGAALLKSPDKIKEILSTLREGLQEDTDLSIKIRIGYEKPENYIQIAKIAEEVGCSHITVHGRTRAQLYTGFADWSLIKEIKENVSIPVIGNGDIFTAEDAKEKIEYSGVDGVMLARGIFGNPWLIREIREILQYGQVKTKVTAEDKIDMAIHHIEEIAKDNPQREFVFDVRKHICWYLKGISNSAECKNQINRSVDYQAMVALLQELKEKIKGE, encoded by the coding sequence ATGAAAAAAATATTTATCGCTCCCATTGCAGGAGTGACAGATTATACATATCGAGGAATTTTAGAGGAGTTTCACCCAGATTTATTGTTTACAGAAATGGTAAGTTCGGATGCCTTAGCAGCATTAAATGATAAAACAATTTCACAAATTTTACGTTTACGACCTGGAAATGGAGTACAATTGTTTGGAAAAGACGTAGAAAAAATGTTATACAGTGCAAAATATGTTGAAAAATTAGGAGTAAAACATATCGATATTAACTCAGGTTGCCCGATGAAACGAGTGGTTCACTCAGGGCATGGAGCAGCTTTATTAAAATCTCCAGATAAAATTAAAGAAATTTTATCGACTTTGCGGGAAGGTCTTCAAGAAGATACAGACTTATCCATTAAAATTCGTATAGGTTATGAAAAACCTGAGAATTATATACAAATTGCAAAAATTGCAGAAGAGGTAGGATGTAGTCACATTACAGTTCATGGTAGAACAAGAGCTCAGTTATACACTGGTTTTGCAGACTGGTCTTTGATTAAAGAAATTAAGGAGAATGTTTCTATCCCTGTCATTGGGAATGGAGATATTTTTACAGCAGAAGATGCGAAAGAAAAAATAGAATATTCCGGTGTAGATGGAGTGATGTTGGCTCGAGGAATTTTTGGAAATCCTTGGTTGATTCGAGAAATTCGAGAAATCTTGCAATATGGACAAGTCAAAACCAAAGTAACAGCAGAAGATAAAATTGATATGGCAATTCATCATATTGAAGAAATTGCAAAAGATAATCCGCAAAGAGAGTTTGTTTTTGATGTAAGAAAGCATATCTGCTGGTATTTAAAAGGTATTTCTAATTCTGCGGAATGTAAAAATCAAATCAATCGTAGTGTAGATTACCAAGCAATGGTAGCTTTGCTACAAGAATTAAAAGAAAAAATCAAAGGAGAATAA
- a CDS encoding 4Fe-4S binding protein, whose product MHVIDKETCIGCGACEGVCPVSTISATDDGKYEVGDACVDCGACAAGCPVSAISAQ is encoded by the coding sequence ATGCACGTAATTGACAAAGAAACTTGTATCGGATGTGGAGCTTGCGAAGGTGTTTGCCCAGTATCAACTATTTCAGCAACTGATGATGGAAAATATGAAGTAGGAGATGCTTGTGTTGACTGTGGAGCTTGTGCAGCAGGATGCCCAGTATCAGCAATCTCAGCTCAATAA
- a CDS encoding IS110 family transposase yields the protein MFLLGIDIAKLNHVASCIDSSTNEVVFSNFKFKNDFEGFSAFLDKMKSFDAKNLMIGLESTSHYGENLIHFLFQHGFKVVLMNPLQTSHLRKANIRDAKNDNLDSIHIAKSLLFTKLNFISEKNMDCFSLKKLTRFRSNLMKQRSKAKIQLTSLLDFIFPELQYLFSSKIHSKAIYALLKKYPSTEEIAALKEDEISSLLYASSKGHFKKEKSLELKSLAKTSVGMKDSSISFHVIQLIELIELYEKQIKDMESKIADIIHKLDSKLLSVPGISLVACAIILGETNNIDRFSTSKKLLAFAGLDPKIRQSGNFNASSCRMSKKGSPYLRYALIFTAWNCVRHSRKFNEYYLLKRSQGKSHYNALGHVAHKLVRVIFTLIKKDILYQEELD from the coding sequence ATGTTTTTATTAGGGATTGATATTGCGAAACTGAACCATGTTGCTTCTTGTATTGATTCTTCTACGAATGAAGTTGTTTTTTCTAATTTTAAATTCAAAAATGATTTTGAAGGTTTTAGTGCTTTTTTAGATAAAATGAAAAGTTTTGATGCTAAAAATCTTATGATTGGGTTAGAATCCACTTCTCATTACGGAGAGAATCTTATTCATTTTTTATTTCAACATGGTTTTAAAGTTGTACTTATGAATCCATTACAAACTTCGCACCTTAGAAAAGCGAATATTAGAGATGCTAAAAATGACAATTTAGACTCTATTCATATTGCGAAATCTTTACTTTTTACGAAACTTAACTTTATTTCTGAGAAAAACATGGATTGTTTTTCTTTGAAAAAACTTACCAGATTTCGAAGTAACCTTATGAAACAAAGAAGTAAAGCTAAAATTCAATTAACTTCATTACTTGATTTTATCTTTCCGGAATTACAGTATCTTTTTAGTAGTAAAATTCATAGTAAAGCTATTTATGCTCTTTTAAAAAAATATCCATCCACAGAGGAAATCGCAGCCCTAAAAGAAGATGAAATTTCTAGTCTTTTATATGCTTCTTCCAAGGGACATTTCAAAAAAGAAAAGTCCCTAGAGCTTAAGAGTCTTGCGAAAACCTCTGTTGGTATGAAAGATTCCTCAATATCTTTCCATGTCATTCAACTAATAGAGCTAATTGAGCTTTATGAAAAACAAATAAAAGATATGGAAAGTAAAATCGCTGATATTATTCACAAATTAGATTCTAAGCTTTTATCTGTTCCCGGAATCAGCCTTGTTGCTTGTGCAATCATTCTAGGGGAAACGAATAATATTGATCGTTTCTCTACTTCTAAAAAATTACTCGCTTTCGCTGGTCTTGATCCGAAGATAAGGCAATCTGGTAATTTTAATGCTTCTTCTTGTAGAATGTCTAAAAAAGGCTCTCCTTATCTAAGGTATGCTTTGATTTTTACAGCTTGGAACTGTGTTAGACATTCTAGAAAATTTAATGAATATTATCTTTTAAAACGTTCTCAAGGAAAATCACACTACAATGCTCTTGGACATGTTGCGCATAAACTAGTAAGAGTGATATTTACTTTGATAAAAAAAGATATTCTCTACCAAGAAGAATTAGATTAA